A window of Sutcliffiella cohnii contains these coding sequences:
- a CDS encoding glutamate-5-semialdehyde dehydrogenase: protein MSGLFEANRSQELIQKGRKAKDAATILAKTTTEQKNKALQIMAEQLMKEQTFILLENEKDIIAGEDNGMSDALLDRLKLNDKHLQDMADALVQLTKLNDPIGELLEEWERPNGLHISQIRVPLGIIGMIYEARPNVTVDASSLCIKTGNSVLLRGSSTAIHSNKAIVKVIQHALQLSELPVESVQLLEDTSRETASEMFRLNEYLDVLIPRGSAQLIQTVVQQATVPVLETGAGNCHIYIDETADPKMAIDIAVNAKTQRPSVCNACETVLVHKKWASKHLVQLCTALRDKDVHIHGDETVQQTGLDVIPANEEDWETEYLGLELAVKVVEDVEAAITHINQYGTKHSEAIISSSVENVEQFLNEVDAAAVYHNASTRFTDGFEFGFGAEIGISTQKLHARGPMGLNALTSTKYIIKGNGQLK, encoded by the coding sequence ATGAGTGGACTTTTCGAAGCAAACCGTAGTCAAGAGTTAATTCAAAAAGGTAGAAAGGCTAAAGATGCTGCTACTATATTAGCTAAAACAACAACAGAGCAAAAAAATAAAGCACTTCAAATAATGGCAGAGCAGCTAATGAAGGAACAGACCTTTATACTACTAGAAAATGAGAAAGATATTATCGCTGGAGAGGATAATGGAATGAGTGACGCCTTACTAGATCGCTTAAAGTTAAATGACAAGCATCTACAAGATATGGCAGATGCTCTCGTTCAGTTAACTAAGCTGAACGATCCAATTGGTGAATTGTTAGAGGAATGGGAACGTCCGAACGGCCTTCATATTTCACAAATTCGAGTACCACTAGGGATAATTGGCATGATTTATGAAGCTAGACCAAATGTGACAGTAGATGCATCAAGTCTTTGTATAAAAACCGGTAACTCTGTGTTGCTACGTGGTAGTTCAACAGCAATCCATTCAAATAAAGCGATTGTAAAGGTAATCCAACATGCCCTTCAGTTGAGTGAACTTCCTGTTGAGTCTGTTCAGTTATTGGAAGATACAAGTCGGGAGACAGCATCTGAAATGTTTCGGTTAAATGAATATCTCGACGTTCTAATTCCACGCGGTAGCGCACAGCTAATTCAAACAGTAGTCCAACAGGCAACCGTTCCTGTATTAGAGACCGGTGCAGGAAATTGTCATATTTATATCGATGAAACGGCTGATCCAAAAATGGCAATTGATATCGCCGTTAATGCGAAAACACAACGTCCGTCTGTATGTAATGCTTGTGAAACGGTACTTGTTCATAAAAAATGGGCATCGAAGCATTTAGTACAATTATGTACTGCTTTACGAGATAAAGATGTTCATATTCATGGAGATGAAACGGTACAACAAACTGGTTTGGATGTAATTCCTGCTAATGAAGAAGATTGGGAAACAGAATATTTAGGACTAGAATTAGCAGTAAAAGTAGTGGAAGACGTAGAGGCTGCTATTACACATATAAATCAATACGGAACGAAACACTCCGAAGCAATTATTTCTTCTTCCGTTGAAAATGTAGAGCAATTTTTAAATGAAGTGGATGCAGCAGCTGTATATCACAACGCCTCTACCCGATTTACAGATGGCTTTGAATTTGGCTTTGGTGCCGAAATCGGAATAAGTACCCAAAAACTACATGCTCGTGGCCCAATGGGATTAAACGCCCTAACCTCAACAAAATACATCATTAAAGGAAATGGACAACTGAAATAA
- the proB gene encoding glutamate 5-kinase — MKKKRIVVKIGSSSLTNRNGGLSNEKLCEHVDALAKLKELGHEVILISSGAVAAGFADLGYSSRPTTIAGKQAASAVGQGLLIRGYTEEFKSRHGIVAAQLLLTRQNFLHKDQYNNAYATLSELLHRDVLPIINENDSVSVAELTFGDNDMLSALVSGLVHADFLIILTDINGIYDQNPRTNPNAKKYNFLFEINDELLKGASGAGSNVGTGGMKSKIEAAKTALDLGVKVFIGSGSGSDKLVDILAGKGDGTYIGSDSQPIVKTSKQWLALHSVPSGKIEVDEGAIGAIVRQGKSLLPAGVTNIYGNFHVDDVVEVINEKGKTIGKGKVNFSSNQLIDIKGLSSAEAMTIANSNHRVVIHRDNWVSQAERRM, encoded by the coding sequence ATGAAGAAGAAAAGAATTGTAGTCAAAATTGGCAGTAGTTCTTTAACGAATAGGAACGGTGGACTTAGTAATGAGAAATTATGTGAGCATGTGGATGCTCTTGCGAAATTAAAAGAATTAGGGCATGAAGTTATTCTCATTTCATCTGGTGCGGTGGCAGCTGGGTTTGCTGATCTTGGCTATTCCTCTCGTCCGACAACAATTGCTGGCAAGCAAGCAGCATCAGCAGTAGGCCAAGGATTATTAATAAGGGGATATACAGAAGAATTTAAAAGCAGACATGGCATTGTTGCTGCCCAATTATTATTAACAAGACAAAACTTCTTGCATAAAGATCAATATAACAACGCATATGCCACATTATCGGAACTTTTACATCGCGATGTTCTACCAATTATTAATGAAAATGATTCTGTTTCGGTTGCAGAATTAACGTTTGGAGACAATGACATGCTATCAGCGTTAGTGAGTGGCCTCGTTCATGCTGATTTTTTAATCATTTTAACAGATATAAATGGAATATATGATCAAAACCCACGTACAAATCCAAATGCAAAAAAGTATAATTTTCTTTTTGAAATTAATGATGAATTGTTAAAAGGCGCATCTGGAGCGGGTTCAAACGTAGGTACTGGTGGAATGAAGTCAAAAATAGAGGCTGCCAAAACGGCATTAGATTTAGGGGTAAAAGTGTTTATCGGGTCAGGTTCTGGAAGTGACAAATTAGTGGATATTCTTGCTGGGAAAGGTGATGGAACTTACATTGGTAGTGACTCTCAACCTATCGTGAAAACGTCAAAGCAATGGCTAGCGCTTCATTCCGTTCCAAGTGGAAAAATCGAGGTCGACGAAGGTGCTATAGGTGCAATCGTAAGGCAAGGGAAAAGTCTTCTACCAGCTGGTGTAACAAATATTTATGGAAACTTTCACGTTGATGATGTAGTGGAAGTTATTAATGAAAAGGGAAAGACAATCGGTAAAGGGAAAGTGAATTTTTCCTCCAATCAATTAATAGACATAAAAGGCTTATCAAGTGCAGAAGCGATGACGATTGCGAATAGTAATCATAGAGTAGTCATTCATAGAGATAATTGGGTCAGTCAAGCAGAAAGGAGAATGTAG
- a CDS encoding Na-translocating system protein MpsC family protein yields the protein MSKDPLNFLSSYTSKLLRKNFGRGPQSCQTTLKNSHLVIYIKGFLSPMEEVLMQQGQRDQVDKARTIIIEHLIKELVGVIRLTIERDVEESYHDWNFPNNSGILMFKLKESEDVEEEDIQDSIDDRVELEELAQEAARISKLVQKVPEQIIVYPLSKTIYLLERKGLLVPIEKALIAKGYKEELKITKDELEKKYFHRHGKFNEIFLRPIKDIFIDWNLKEDKSLMGFILFEKEEF from the coding sequence TTGAGCAAAGATCCATTAAACTTTTTAAGTAGTTATACAAGTAAATTGTTAAGAAAGAACTTTGGTCGTGGACCTCAATCTTGCCAAACAACGCTTAAAAACAGCCATTTAGTTATTTACATAAAAGGCTTTTTATCACCGATGGAAGAGGTTCTTATGCAACAAGGACAAAGGGACCAAGTTGATAAAGCTAGAACTATTATAATTGAGCATTTGATAAAGGAGCTCGTTGGAGTTATTAGGTTAACAATTGAACGAGATGTTGAGGAAAGCTACCATGATTGGAACTTTCCTAATAACTCTGGAATATTAATGTTTAAGTTAAAAGAAAGTGAAGATGTGGAAGAGGAGGATATACAGGACAGCATAGATGATAGAGTAGAACTAGAGGAATTAGCGCAAGAAGCAGCTCGAATTAGTAAATTGGTACAAAAAGTTCCCGAACAAATTATCGTCTATCCATTGTCAAAAACTATTTATTTATTAGAGAGGAAAGGTCTATTAGTTCCTATTGAAAAAGCTCTAATTGCAAAAGGCTATAAAGAGGAATTAAAGATAACAAAGGATGAACTGGAGAAAAAGTATTTCCATCGACATGGGAAATTTAATGAAATTTTTCTTCGTCCTATAAAGGATATTTTTATTGATTGGAATTTAAAAGAGGATAAATCATTAATGGGCTTTATACTATTTGAAAAAGAGGAGTTTTAA
- a CDS encoding Na-translocating system protein MpsC family protein, protein MNILHTKNQDTLLQLSSTMSKMLKKRFGKGPETCFAIIHSNRLIIYVRKFMTPAEEVLLSKGKKKLAIAFRSEVMEQVFAEYLDVASLATGINFDSYFSDWDFTSNSGLIIFEITHKLGWYDSIGNTYEKEQIIQSIKNVSSRLHKYPSKMEVIKLSQNLLAIECNGVLLQVEDLLFDKGHLDILHERAIEIKRKYYNQKEYLEEQLGRQIGSIFIISDYIKDRKYIIFYLT, encoded by the coding sequence TTGAATATCTTACATACTAAAAATCAAGATACCCTCCTACAGTTGAGTAGTACAATGAGTAAAATGCTTAAAAAAAGGTTTGGTAAAGGTCCAGAAACATGTTTTGCAATTATACATTCGAATAGACTTATCATTTATGTTCGTAAATTCATGACTCCTGCCGAAGAGGTTTTATTAAGCAAAGGGAAAAAGAAACTAGCTATTGCCTTTCGATCAGAAGTAATGGAGCAAGTTTTTGCTGAATACTTAGATGTAGCGTCATTAGCAACTGGAATTAATTTCGACTCTTATTTCAGTGATTGGGATTTCACATCTAACTCTGGACTAATAATATTTGAAATTACTCATAAATTAGGATGGTATGACAGTATTGGTAATACATATGAAAAGGAACAAATTATCCAATCAATAAAAAATGTGAGTTCAAGGCTTCACAAATATCCTTCTAAAATGGAAGTTATCAAGCTTTCACAAAATTTACTAGCAATAGAATGTAACGGTGTGTTGTTACAAGTTGAAGATTTACTCTTTGATAAAGGGCATTTAGATATATTGCACGAAAGAGCTATTGAGATTAAAAGGAAATACTATAACCAAAAAGAATATTTAGAAGAGCAACTAGGTAGACAAATAGGCAGTATATTTATTATTTCGGATTATATTAAGGATCGAAAATATATCATATTCTATTTAACATAG
- a CDS encoding ATP-binding protein codes for MENGLLIKKQLLQQYVQTHNKTNSISIVNEQKDPFLIVDLQGDILYASRKSETVLGYTKPELMRMNAYTLLSFGSYFTKDRVTSRVIPFYKKNEPVSTELNVTIIPIYESEEQIGLYLVFHTKDFEEQKEGTLKAEEEWKSLVDKNTVAAQLVAEFSRDIQYNITIIKGFVELIKRGYGYKEYYKLVESELARLDLVLRELSMLMLSNNRDIGMYSMRELLSEVLTLLKHQAYLNNIEFEEEFIFTKSKIYGDKNQLKLIFISLLKNAIEAMPEGGKVLVEARNNGDDTILIRIKDEGLGIPLDLLGKIGHSRFTTKKGGTGLGLIVSRQIIDDHYGTITFVTDQKGTAVEINLPVCE; via the coding sequence ATGGAAAACGGCCTTTTAATAAAGAAACAACTTCTACAACAATACGTTCAAACTCATAATAAAACGAACAGTATTTCGATAGTGAATGAGCAGAAAGATCCCTTTTTAATCGTAGATTTACAGGGAGATATTTTATATGCAAGTAGGAAAAGTGAAACCGTATTAGGGTACACAAAACCGGAATTGATGAGAATGAATGCCTATACTTTATTATCTTTTGGCTCCTATTTTACAAAGGATAGGGTGACGAGTAGAGTAATTCCCTTTTATAAAAAAAATGAACCCGTTTCAACGGAGTTAAATGTGACAATTATTCCAATCTATGAAAGTGAAGAGCAAATTGGGCTTTATCTTGTGTTTCACACGAAAGACTTCGAAGAGCAAAAAGAAGGAACTTTAAAGGCTGAGGAGGAATGGAAGTCCTTAGTTGATAAAAATACTGTCGCAGCTCAACTAGTAGCTGAATTTTCTCGCGATATTCAATACAATATTACAATAATTAAAGGGTTTGTTGAATTAATAAAAAGAGGATATGGATACAAAGAGTATTACAAACTAGTAGAAAGTGAATTAGCTCGATTAGATTTAGTGTTAAGAGAGCTTTCTATGCTAATGTTGTCTAACAATAGAGATATAGGTATGTATAGTATGAGAGAATTACTTTCCGAAGTACTTACATTACTAAAACATCAAGCATATTTAAATAATATAGAGTTTGAAGAAGAGTTTATATTTACGAAATCTAAAATATACGGGGATAAAAATCAATTAAAACTCATATTTATCTCTCTTTTGAAAAATGCGATAGAAGCTATGCCCGAAGGTGGGAAAGTACTGGTGGAGGCTCGTAATAATGGGGATGATACAATATTAATTCGAATAAAAGATGAAGGTTTGGGGATACCTCTAGATCTATTGGGGAAAATAGGCCATTCCAGATTTACAACGAAAAAAGGTGGAACAGGTTTAGGCCTAATCGTTAGTAGACAAATAATAGATGACCATTATGGTACTATAACATTTGTAACAGACCAAAAAGGGACAGCTGTCGAAATAAACCTACCAGTCTGTGAGTAA
- a CDS encoding carbon starvation CstA family protein → MVTFIASIVLLIVGYIVYGKVVERIFGINDQNSTPAYTNNDGLDYMPMSWWKASLIQLLNIAGTGPIFGAIMGALYGPVAFIWIVIGCIFAGAVHDYFSGMISLRHNGAQFPTLVGKYLGGKMKFVTTIVSIILMVLVAAAFTAAPAQLLTQITPLNSTTWLVIIFAYLILAAILPINKIIGRVYPIFGAILIFMAVSIGIGMFFFDHSIPNLTLSNLHPGEMPIWPLLMVTISCGAISGFHSTQSPILARTLKKESEGRKVFYGAMIGEGVIAMIWAAAGMTFFGSTGALQTALAAGGPAGVVNEISITTLGAFGGFIAILGIVVLPITTGDTALRSSRMMLAELLTQLTKKDFHGKGKVALLIIPVLGTTLYLTTIDYSFLWRYVGGTNQIVAAVMLWTAAMYLVKNNKFHWICSIPALFMTAVVSTYFFYAPEGFNLDYRISLILGMVIWLAVLAWFVWQLIKHKRANNYADSELKVG, encoded by the coding sequence GTGGTTACTTTTATTGCATCTATTGTGTTGTTAATTGTCGGTTATATCGTTTACGGGAAGGTGGTTGAACGAATTTTTGGCATTAATGACCAGAATTCAACACCTGCCTATACAAACAACGACGGTCTTGATTATATGCCAATGAGTTGGTGGAAAGCGAGTTTAATTCAGCTTTTGAATATCGCTGGAACCGGTCCGATATTTGGTGCAATAATGGGCGCACTTTATGGTCCAGTAGCTTTTATATGGATTGTTATCGGCTGTATTTTTGCTGGAGCGGTACATGATTACTTTTCGGGGATGATATCGCTAAGACATAATGGAGCACAATTTCCGACTCTTGTCGGTAAATATTTGGGCGGTAAAATGAAATTCGTTACAACGATTGTTTCGATTATTTTAATGGTGTTGGTGGCAGCAGCATTTACTGCAGCACCTGCCCAGCTACTTACGCAAATAACACCACTTAACTCTACAACTTGGTTAGTTATTATTTTTGCTTATCTTATACTTGCGGCAATCTTACCAATCAATAAAATAATAGGAAGAGTGTATCCTATTTTTGGAGCTATTTTAATTTTCATGGCTGTATCAATTGGTATCGGAATGTTCTTTTTTGATCATTCAATCCCAAATTTAACGTTAAGTAATTTACATCCAGGAGAAATGCCGATTTGGCCTTTATTAATGGTAACGATATCCTGTGGAGCAATCTCAGGATTTCATAGTACACAAAGTCCGATTTTAGCTCGAACATTAAAAAAAGAAAGTGAAGGTAGAAAAGTATTCTATGGAGCAATGATTGGTGAAGGTGTTATTGCCATGATTTGGGCAGCGGCAGGTATGACCTTCTTTGGTAGTACGGGTGCGTTGCAAACAGCATTGGCAGCAGGAGGTCCAGCTGGGGTCGTTAATGAAATCAGTATTACAACACTAGGTGCATTTGGCGGATTCATCGCAATTTTAGGTATTGTTGTTCTTCCAATTACTACTGGTGATACGGCATTACGTTCCTCCAGAATGATGCTTGCGGAATTATTGACTCAATTGACGAAGAAAGATTTTCATGGGAAAGGGAAAGTAGCTTTACTTATCATCCCGGTATTAGGAACAACGCTATATTTAACTACAATTGATTATAGTTTTCTCTGGCGATATGTTGGTGGAACGAATCAGATCGTTGCTGCGGTAATGTTGTGGACGGCAGCCATGTACCTTGTTAAAAATAACAAGTTTCATTGGATTTGTAGTATTCCAGCTTTATTCATGACAGCGGTAGTAAGTACATATTTCTTCTATGCACCAGAAGGCTTTAACTTGGATTATCGTATTTCTCTGATCCTAGGAATGGTTATTTGGTTGGCAGTGCTAGCTTGGTTTGTCTGGCAACTTATTAAACATAAGAGAGCCAACAACTATGCGGATTCGGAGCTGAAAGTTGGATAG